In Gloeomargarita sp. SKYB120, the sequence GCACGACCCGGGTCTATAGCGTTTTTGGGAATCCTAACCTGTTGGCGGCCTATCTCGTTCCTGGCGTGGGCATGGGTTTGGGCTGTTTACTGGCCTGGCGCACTTGGGCACAACGACTCCTGGCGTTAACCCTGGTGGTGACCTTCAGTAGCTGTTTAATCCTGACCGGCAGTCGCGGCGGCTGGCTCGGTTTGGCGACGGTTTACGCCAGTTTTTCCCTGATGGCGAGCTGGGCCTGGTGGCAATGGCACAAATGGCATCCCCTGTGGCGACGCCTGCTGTTTGGGCTGGGCGCTGGGCTACTGCTGGTGAGCGTCTTGGCGTTGCTGGGACGTTCGGAAACGCTGCGGTTGCGGTTTTTGAGCATGTTTGCCGGGCGAGCCGATAGCAGCAACAACTTCCGCCTCAACGTGTGGGCGGCGGTGCTAGCGATGATTCGCGACCATCCCTGGTTGGGCATTGGGCCGGGCAATCGCGCCTTCAACTTGATTTACCCGCTGTACCAACGTCCCAACTTCAACGCGCTGGGGGCCTACTCGGTGCCATTAGAGGTGGCGGTGGAAGCCGGACTCGTGGGCTTAACTGCGTTTGCCGCCCTAACCGCCACTATCCTCCGACGCAGTTGGCAACATTTGCGTAACTGGTGTCTTTCACCCCAACCTCCAACCTTTCTCGTGATGGGCTTGCTGGCGGGTCTGGCCGGTACGATGGCCCACGGGCTGGTGGATACGCTCTGGTTTCGCCCGCAGATTCAAGTGCTGTGGTGGTTTAACGTGGCCCTGGTTTGGAGCACCTACGATTCCTCTTCGTCGTAGAGCCGGTCTAATTGTTGCCGCGCCTCCTCCAGGTTCACACTGCGCACCACTAGCAGGGGTTCCTCGATAGGATTGCCGTCGGCATCCAGTAACTCGGGGTGGGGGGCTGACCGTCGCCGAGGGTACTGGGATTCCAAACTGACCCGAATCAAACTCCCGATGAGATTGCCCAGCGCCAGAACCGCCAGGACGGTAAACAGGACGACGTACAGCAGGTGGAGGAACATCGCTTTCACCAAGTGAACTAAGGTTTGGAGTAGGTACGCGCTTGCAAGCGCAGGTGCCAGCATTCCAGGACCAGTTGATGCCAGGCCATCAGGACGGTGGTATCCACGCCCACACCCGTGCTGTGGAGCAGGGAATGGGCCGCTTGGACCTCTGATTGGGCTTGGGTCAGGCGTTGCAACAGCTCGCGCCGCCGCTCAGCAGACAGAAACGGAAGTGACTCCCGCTCCAGCATCTGCTGGGCCTGGCTAAACCAGTACATGAAGTCTTCTAAAAGCGGCTCTAATAGCGATTTTACTATTGGGGACCGGGGCAAGTTCATAGGGTTGTGCCAAACGGTATATAACTACATTAGTGCTTTTTACACTTCTTAACAATAGGGGACGGCAAAAGATGCAGCGACAGCCTACCTGGGCTTAAGCCGAGTCATTTGTTACATAAAGTGACTGAGCGGTAGGGCAGTCCCGTCATCACCAGCGGGCGGGGGTAGCTGTGGCATAATGATGACGGGTTGGATAAGTTAACCATGACGGAAACGACAGCGACAGACCTCGACCGATACGAGTGTCGCGCCTGCGGGTACATCTACGAACCGGAAAAAGGACAACCGGATAAAGGCATTCCGCCGGGAACCCCCTTTAAGGCCTTGCCGCCCGATTGGCGCTGTCCGGTCTGTGGGGTGAAAAAGGCCGCTTTTGTCAACATCGGCAGGAAAGAAGTGGTGGGTTTTCCGGAGAACTACCGCTATGGACTGGGGGTCAACAGCTTGACACCTGGGCAAAAAAGCTTTCTGATCTTTGGAGGTCTGATTTTGAGTTTCCTGTTTTTGATGAGTTTTTACGGGTTGAAATGAGCTGGGGACGACTGCTGGCGCTGCTGTGCTGCGTACTGTTGCTGGGCTGTAGCCGGGGGCCGGCGGCTCTGACGACCCATCCCTGGGAGCTGGTGAATTTGCCGACCCAGGCGACTTTGATGGACATCGCCTTTGACCCTG encodes:
- a CDS encoding DUF2605 domain-containing protein — translated: MNLPRSPIVKSLLEPLLEDFMYWFSQAQQMLERESLPFLSAERRRELLQRLTQAQSEVQAAHSLLHSTGVGVDTTVLMAWHQLVLECWHLRLQARTYSKP
- a CDS encoding DUF2973 domain-containing protein, which produces MFLHLLYVVLFTVLAVLALGNLIGSLIRVSLESQYPRRRSAPHPELLDADGNPIEEPLLVVRSVNLEEARQQLDRLYDEEES
- a CDS encoding rubredoxin, which encodes MTETTATDLDRYECRACGYIYEPEKGQPDKGIPPGTPFKALPPDWRCPVCGVKKAAFVNIGRKEVVGFPENYRYGLGVNSLTPGQKSFLIFGGLILSFLFLMSFYGLK
- a CDS encoding IctB family putative bicarbonate transporter, with product MHPATWWSASSLTRWWGQGADWLQGSRLAPYWEHLLAGWIALVLIGLPFLSNEQLGVLLLGGVMLWLGSLWWSPPQGVSITALLYGVALTLATAFSPVKRAAFAGWVKACLYLATFGALLRGVRRWGKILLVGHLLVTLAVVLIGLRQWFFGAEALATWIDPESPLAGTTRVYSVFGNPNLLAAYLVPGVGMGLGCLLAWRTWAQRLLALTLVVTFSSCLILTGSRGGWLGLATVYASFSLMASWAWWQWHKWHPLWRRLLFGLGAGLLLVSVLALLGRSETLRLRFLSMFAGRADSSNNFRLNVWAAVLAMIRDHPWLGIGPGNRAFNLIYPLYQRPNFNALGAYSVPLEVAVEAGLVGLTAFAALTATILRRSWQHLRNWCLSPQPPTFLVMGLLAGLAGTMAHGLVDTLWFRPQIQVLWWFNVALVWSTYDSSSS